In Synergistaceae bacterium, the DNA window TTGCGCCGAGAACGGAAGCCAGTGAAGGCCCTTCAAGTTTCAGCACGGGCGGGAGTGTCGGGTCTCTCATGAGCCAGAATATAGCGTTGAGAGGCTCGTCAATTCTGTCGACTCTGTTCGGCGACCATAAGCGGGACTTTATTGCGCGCCCGTTTCCGTTGCGGATGTCTTCTGTTACGGCGATAAGTTTACCGTCCTTTGTCCTTACGCACCCGCAATTCTGAAGCGTCAGCACAAACTTGTTGTCCGGGCAGCCTATCGGGTAATCTGCTACCTTGTCGAAATATGTCGGCTCAAGTGCGATGGCGTACTTGTCTTTCACGTTCACGACAAAGGCATCATCATGGAGAACCATTACATCATATTTTCCGTCATGCTTTGCGTGAGTGATTGTTGACTTTCCTGACCCTGAGAGTCCGAAAGCCGCGACAACAAATTTCTTCCCGCTTCCGTCCTTCAGCGTGTAGCGTTTGAGTCCGCCGTGGCATGACGCATAGCCGTTGCGGGCGGCGATTCCCCAGGCAAGAGTCAGAGTACCCTTCTTGAGTTCGCCGAAATATCTCAGGCCAAGAACAATGGCGCAGTTCTCTTCAGGCGAGAAGAAAGCAATTCCGAGCGGGAACTGTTCTGCGAGTTTTGCGTCTCCGTGCGGCCAGTCAGGGTCAGCCACAAAGAATATATCCCCGTCATGATCTGAAATTCTGCGGGAAGCCTCGTAGCGCGGTTTATATGCCTCGTTTGCGTACTGGAAGTTAATCATCCAGTTGTAGAGGTTATTCTCGTAGCCTTCAGGGAGGACGATATGAGCCATCGTCATGAAGTCTTCATCGAGTCCCACATATGCATCAGCTTGGTAAAGTTTCCTGTAGCGCATATTGAACACTGCCTCGCGGATAATCTTGCAGTATTTCGCGACATCAACATCAGGATAGCCGACAATCCTGCGGGCCGCGGCTGTGCGTCCGAAGATTCCGCCGTCGTTGAACAGGAGAACGTTTGCGTCCTGTGGGAGTCCCTGCGCCTCAGGCATGAAGACGGGCATCCCGGTAAGCTCGATTGTGCCGGGGGAGTTTTTCGCGAGATTGTACGCCTCGTGAAGGTCTGAAACGTGATGAACGTTGTTGCCGTAGAATAATGTCTCAATAGTTGTGCGGGGCTGTGCGTGATAAACTTTCTTGAAATTTTCGGGATCATAGTATCCGATTGTTGACATGAAAAATTTTTGCTCCTTCCTTGAAATTTATGGGATATGCGCGGTAATTATAGCACCCGCAAAACAACATTGCGCTGTGATTATAGCGGTGAAAGTGTGATATATTGTTGCAGAATTTCACCTCAAGGAGAAAAATACATGCGGAGAATAAAATTACCCCTTGCAATAATAATATTAACGCTCATGATTCCGGGCGTGTCATACGCGGCTTCATGGATTAATTTCCCGACAAGCTGGGACATCGGGCAGGCGTTCGCAATTTCAATCACCTCAACGGCGGAATACACACAGCCTACAGTAACATGGATGAACAGAAGCATATCCCTCAACATAGAGTCAGGCGGTGCCGGGAAAATATCATACGGGCTTTTAGGCTCAGACGTTCGGAGCGTGAAGCCGGGAAGGTATAAGATATTGTTCGAGTTCATACAGGCCGGGAAAAAGTACAAAGCCTCCGGGAACATACAGCTGCGCGCAAGACAGTACCCGAAAGAAGAATTGCGGGTGAGTCCGAAAATGGTAAACCCTCCCAAGAAAGAATTATCCCGTATACAGAATGAGTCGAAATTAATCGGAGCTGCCCTGCGGACAATGACGACCCCGCGAAAATGGTCGACTCCTCCTCAGCCCCCGCTGTCGTCAATCACACTGACAAGCAATTACGGCAAGCAGAGAATCTACAACGGCCAGCCCCGCGCAGGCCATAACGGCGCAGACCTAAGAGCCGTAACAGGGACGGATGTCCGCGCACCTTTCGCCGGTACTGTAGTCCTTGCCGGGCATCACTATTACGCCGGGGGAAGCACGTATATAGACTCAGGCAACGGGGTAATAACAGCGTTCTTCCACCTGAGCAAAATACTCGTGAAGAAGGGCGACAAAGTAGCAAAAGGCCAGGTAGTCGCAAAATCCGGGGCAACAGGGCGCGTAACAGGGCCTCATCTGCATTACAGTCTTATACTCGGCGGGCAGTTCGTTGACCCTATACCGCTGTTATCCACGAGTATCACGAAAATGTTGAAGCACGGCAATATTCAGCAGGTGAATTAAACATGAGGAATATTTACGGGCTTATACTCAGCGGGGGAAGCGGTACAAGGCTGTGGCCTCTGTCGCGTGAGAATTTCCCGAAACAGTTTATCAGACTCTACGGGGACAAAACATTATTGCAGGCTACATTATTGCGTATGGTGAACATGATTCCGCTTGAGGCTCTGCGGGTAATATCGGGGTCAAAATGGCATGACCTGATTATGTCCCAGGCGGGCGAAACTTTCGGGGCTGACAATCTCCCGGACAATTTCATCACTGAGGAGCCTTGCGCGAGGGGAACAGCTCCGGCGATACTGCTTGCGGCTGAAGAATTGCTGAGTCACGGCGCGGGCGCGGACGATGTTATGATTATCGTACCCAGCGATGCATACATACGTAACACAAAGGCATTCACGGACTCACTGAAGGCGGGAGTCATGGCCGCTGATGATGGGTATATTGCCACGCTGGGAATCGCTCCTGTACGGCCTGAGACGGGATTCGGGTACATCATGC includes these proteins:
- a CDS encoding phosphoenolpyruvate carboxykinase (ATP) translates to MSTIGYYDPENFKKVYHAQPRTTIETLFYGNNVHHVSDLHEAYNLAKNSPGTIELTGMPVFMPEAQGLPQDANVLLFNDGGIFGRTAAARRIVGYPDVDVAKYCKIIREAVFNMRYRKLYQADAYVGLDEDFMTMAHIVLPEGYENNLYNWMINFQYANEAYKPRYEASRRISDHDGDIFFVADPDWPHGDAKLAEQFPLGIAFFSPEENCAIVLGLRYFGELKKGTLTLAWGIAARNGYASCHGGLKRYTLKDGSGKKFVVAAFGLSGSGKSTITHAKHDGKYDVMVLHDDAFVVNVKDKYAIALEPTYFDKVADYPIGCPDNKFVLTLQNCGCVRTKDGKLIAVTEDIRNGNGRAIKSRLWSPNRVDRIDEPLNAIFWLMRDPTLPPVLKLEGPSLASVLGATLATKRTSAENLAPGVDPDALVCEPYANPFRTYPLGMDYERFKQLISDGVDCYILNTGNFMGKAVGKENTLMIIERIVEGKANWVPFGNLTGIKTMEIPGFVADLKNEEYRTQLKKRFEDRLRFIKSRDTERGGIDKLPADAHEAVEKLIAEIG
- a CDS encoding M23 family metallopeptidase, whose protein sequence is MRRIKLPLAIIILTLMIPGVSYAASWINFPTSWDIGQAFAISITSTAEYTQPTVTWMNRSISLNIESGGAGKISYGLLGSDVRSVKPGRYKILFEFIQAGKKYKASGNIQLRARQYPKEELRVSPKMVNPPKKELSRIQNESKLIGAALRTMTTPRKWSTPPQPPLSSITLTSNYGKQRIYNGQPRAGHNGADLRAVTGTDVRAPFAGTVVLAGHHYYAGGSTYIDSGNGVITAFFHLSKILVKKGDKVAKGQVVAKSGATGRVTGPHLHYSLILGGQFVDPIPLLSTSITKMLKHGNIQQVN